In a genomic window of Sardina pilchardus chromosome 20, fSarPil1.1, whole genome shotgun sequence:
- the sgpp1b gene encoding sphingosine-1-phosphate phosphatase 1 yields MASTLKTQFLQLWHYLQDPHHVALFQQMCGVRGTFSRNPADCNEAKQTSLQSNGAYGNGVRLNGGGEGETADHLRQRKSISTDLNCCKASGSDSDDRLLETDVSKTTEEKSGSLNRYNNSHPTKVSDGEHPNEVGGVSESNGAGRDDMSEVTDDSSCPTSTVKPLRKNSLTGDAGQEFLIENKFLFYLFTFGTELGNELFYITFFPFVIWNVDPYVSRRLIVVWVWVMYVGQCTKDLIRWPRPASPPVVKVEMFYNSEYSMPSTHAMSGTAIPLSLFLLTYGRWEYPFLVGFTLALSWCVLVCLSRIYMGMHSILDIIMGILYSLLILLVCGPALEPIDRFNLSHRWAPLLIVSLHVGLGLFSFTLDTWSTSRGDTAQILGSGAGVALASHLNTHLGLLPDADDSQLPLTAPPLTAALAGVCALRFVLGVLLLLLTRALMKAVTVPLVCRLTGVCGADVRRARQHMQCVELPYRYIVYGTVGFNALFLVPLVFSYLGLS; encoded by the exons ATGGCAAGTACTTTGAAAACGCAGTTCTTACAACTTTGGCACTATCTGCAAGACCCGCATCATGTTGCGCTATTCCAACAAATGTGTGGCGTAAGAGGGACATTCTCAAGAAATCCAGCAGACTGTAACGAAGCGAAGCAGACGAGCCTACAGAGCAACGGCGCGTACGGTAACGGGGTCCGTTTgaacggaggaggagagggggagacagccGATCATCTGCGGCAGAGAAAAAGTATCTCCACTGATCTCAACTGTTGTAAGGCATCGGGGTCTGACAGTGATGATCGGCTATTAGAGACAGACGTGTCTAAAACTACGGAGGAGAAATCAGGGAGTCTCAACCGCTATAATAATTCCCATCCCACTAAAGTCAGCGATGGCGAACATCCAAATGAGGTCGGGGGAGTGTCGGAAAGTAACGGTGCTGGCCGTGATGACATGTCGGAGGTCACAGATGACTCAAGCTGCCCCACTAGCACCGTTAAACCTCTGCGCAAGAACTCTCTGACTGGAGACGCGGGCCAGGAGTTCCTCATCGAGAACAAGTTTTTATTTTACCTGTTCACTTTCGGAACTGAGCTTGGCAATGAGCTCTTCTACATCACTTTCTTTCCCTTCGTCATCTGGAACGTGGACCCCTACGTGAGCCGGCGGCTCATCGTGGTCTGGGTCTGGGTGATGTACGTGGGCCAGTGCACTAAGGACCTGATCCGGTGGCCGCGGCCCGCGTCGCCGCCCGTGGTCAAGGTGGAAATGTTCTACAACTCCGAGTACAGTATGCCTTCCACGCACGCCATGTCCGGTACCGCGATCCCCCTCTCCCTATTCCTGCTCACCTACGGACGCTGGGAG TATCCGTTCCTGGTGGGCTTCACGTTGGcactgagctggtgtgtgttggtgtgtttgagtCGGATCTACATGGGTATGCACTCCATCCTG GACATCATCATGGGCATCCTGTACAGCCTGCTGATCCTGCTGGTGTGTGGTCCGGCGCTGGAGCCGATTGACCGCTTCAACCTGAGCCACCGCTGGGCTCCGCTGCTGATCGTGTCGCTGCACGTGGGGCTCGGCCTCTTCTCCTTCACGCTGGACACCTGGAGCACGTCGCGGGGGGACACGGCCCAGATCCTGGGCTCCGGCGCGGGCGTGGCCCTGGCCTcgcacctcaacacacacctggGGCTGCTGCCGGACGCCGACGACTCCCAGCTGCCGCTGACCGCCCCGCCGCTGACCGCCGCGCTGGCCGGAGTGTGTGCGCTGCGGTTTGTCCtgggggtgctgctgctgctgctgacgcgGGCGCTCATGAAGGCCGTCACCGTCCCGCTGGTGTGCCGACTGACCGGCGTGTGCGGCGCGGACGTGCGCAGGGCGCGGCAgcacatgcagtgt GTGGAGCTGCCCTACCGCTACATCGTCTACGGCACCGTCGGCTTCAACGCACTCTTCCTCGTGCCGCTCGTCTTCAGCTACCTGGGCCTGTCCTGA
- the nsl1 gene encoding kinetochore-associated protein NSL1 homolog gives MALKVVTTDQALDFQLGKYKGLFNSLLEGQNEIAENVSTDLMQELISTFETAVRENIIVDGSPSDEAQHEDGERITLDDILDEKIVETSRKRSCYPKKIIPFVVRSLKAERKLMEMYEHTADTEEMEREAFQDHIMKNVSEGVPRRFKQVTAVMKSLQEVCVRAEGLHQVLSLQPSAKSVEIYREVVGSHRDERS, from the coding sequence ATGGCGCTAAAAGTAGTCACTACTGACCAAGCGTTAGATTTCCAGTTGGGAAAGTACAAAGGATTGTTTAACAGTCTGCTCGAGGGGCAAAATGAGATTGCCGAAAATGTCAGCACTGATCTCATGCAGGAGCTTATATCGACATTTGAAACGGCGGTTCGAGAGAATATCATCGTTGACGGAAGTCCAAGTGACGAGGCTCAGCATGAGGATGGTGAGAGAATAACATTAGACGACATACTGGATGAAAAAATTGTTGAGACCAGCAGAAAACGCAGCTGTTATCCGAAGAAGATCATTCCCTTTGTTGTGCGATCGCTGAAGGCAGAGCGAAAGCTGATGGAGATGTACGAGCATACAGCTGACACAGAGGAGATGGAACGGGAAGCCTTTCAAGATCACATCATGAAAAATGTGTCCGAGGGAGTACCCAGGCGTTTCAAACAAGTGACCGCGGTGATGAAGTCTTTGCAGGAGGTGTGTGTCCGGGCAGAAGGGTTACACCAGGTCCTCAGCCTCCAGCCTTCAGCGAAGTCTGTGGAAATCTACAGAGAGGTGGTTGGCAGCCACAGAGACGAACGTAGTTAA
- the wdr89 gene encoding WD repeat-containing protein 89: METLEETFKTLGIARRLQPSEPTYILDVALQPSPSGSSAALVAVSCSNRTVRLHHRETLGVHGEFKGHTGALCGVRFAHDSPDLLYSASADGTVRCWDTRHPGSNATRVLRSEVGHAFCSFDLSSNDAVLCAGTEKVAEDSFLVFWDTRMASAKAQGKQPGLLGVYSESHSDDITAVRFHPRVADRLASGGTDGLVNVFDLSQGAEEDALITTCNCDSSAGSICWAGVDGEQLLCLTHDEGLHLWDVRQLDSDDPLTLLSSGDARSLVTLPDGHALEHFVGGAWLEWAGQLQVVGGTSRGELHLLECSGQGLRAVRSLTDGHSATVRCFLWEPEGGALLTGGEDGQLLQWRAGATELQGPQRDTLKSTSAMQLKSKAHRKHHSKRNNT, from the exons ATGGAGACTCTGGAGGAGACGTTTAAGACGCTAGGCATTGCGCGGCGGCTGCAGCCCAGTGAGCCCACCTACATCCTGGATGTGGCGCTGCAGCCCTCCCCCTCCGGCTCCAGCGCCGCCCTGGTGGCTGTCAGCTGCTCCAACCGCACCGTGCGCCTCCACCACCGCGAGACGCTGGGTGTGCACGGGGAGTTCAAAGGTCACACAGGGGCGCTGTGCGGGGTGCGCTTTGCGCACGACTCCCCTGACCTGCTCTACTCGGCCTCGGCGGACGGGACGGTGCGGTGCTGGGACACACGCCACCCCGGCTCTAACGCCACGCGCGTGCTCCGCAGCGAGGTGGGCCACGCCTTCTGCTCCTTCGACCTCAGCAGCAACGACGCCGTGCTGTGCGCGGGGACCGAGAAGGTGGCCGAGGATTCCTTCCTGGTGTTCTGGGACACGCGCATGGCCTCGGCCAAAGCCCAGGGAAAGCAGCCGGGGCTGCTGGGGGTGTACTCGGAGTCGCACAGTGATGACATCACGGCAGTGCGCTTCCACCCGCGCGTGGCGGACCGGCTGGCGTCAGGGGGCACGGACGGCCTGGTGAACGTGTTCGATCTGAGCCAGGGGGCGGAGGAGGACGCCCTCATCACCACCTGCAACTGCGACTCCTCAGCAGGCAGCATCTGCTGGGcag GTGTGGATGGCGAGCAGCTGCTGTGCCTGACGCACGACGAGGGTCTTCACCTGTGGGACGTGCGGCAGCTGGACTCCGACGACCCGCTGACCCTGCTGAGCTCCGGCGACGCCCGCTCCCTCGTCACGCTGCCCGACGGCCACGCCCTGGAACACTTTGTGGGCGGAGCCTGGCTGGAGTGGGCGGGGCAGCTGCAGGTTGTGGGCGGGACCAGTCGAGGAGAGCTCCACCTACTGGAGTGCAGTGGGCAGGGCTTGCGTGCGGTGCGCTCGCTGACGGACGGCCACTCGGCCACCGTGCGCTGCTTCCTGTGGGAGCCTGAAGGGGGCGCTCTGCTGACGGGCGGAGAGGACGGCCAGCTGCTGCAGTGGAGGGCGGGCGCCACCGAGCTACAGGGGCCCCAGAGGGACACTCTGAAAAGCACCTCTGCCATGCAGCTCAAGAGCAAAGCTCACCGCAAGCACCACAGCAAGAGGAACAACACCTAA